caatatttgtttctttttgacctcatcagtttttttgtggTCAGTTGGCATGAGTAATGCGTCTGATTGACCCAATCCTGGAACTGAGACCTCCCCAGTCATTGTATTGCCTGTATTCACCAGGTTTCAGCAGATACTGTTTGCCCCTATAATTGGGATGTTCGTAGAGGAGCCAGTAGCCATCCATGACGTTGCAGGAGTGAATGTCATTGTAGTGGAACCGGTCATAGAGGGATGGGCAGTCATCTGTCAGCTCCATCATCTGGCCTCCAAAGTCTGACCGTTCATAGATCCTGATCCTGTGAGATCCTTGATGCTGATGCAAAAGAATTAGTGTCTGGTGTTAATACAAGAAATGAACCTTCAGAATCATACATCTGCAAGCAGTGACTTCTTTGTAACAAACCTTACACTTTACCAGTGTGAATACCTGAGGGATGATGCGACAGGACCTGACGCAGTCATTGAAGCCCATCCAGCGCTGGTAGTCTGGGTACTCGCCTCTTTGCAGAAAGTACTGGTACCCCATGAAGTTGGGGCGCTCGTAGACCATCCAGCAGCCGCTCTCCACCTGGATGGAGTTGCAGCGGCTAAAGTGGGAGTGCAGGTCAGCACAGTCACTGCTGCACTCATATGAGCGGCCCTGGAAGTTCCGATCTTCGTAGAAGATTatctgaaacatttaatttctttgtgcattaaagaaacaaacacagtctGGATTTCTGTGGTCAAAAACATAGTTTTTTGTACTTGCGTTTgacatattattttatttatttgatccaATTGCATAAGCCAGCTTTCTCCCCCAAACACAAGCATTTATGGAAAAATGAAGAACCACAGTAAATACAGAATAATAGAATTCTTACCTTTCCCATTGTGTAGGCTAAATCTGGTCCAACTGCAACACTTTTTAGATATTGCATGTCTATTTATATGCTGTATTAAGAAAGAGACATTGTTATGGAAATCAATCAACTTTACAGTCAGCTTTTTTAATAGAATGTACAGCTACCAAACAACAAAGGACAATTTGCTCAGCTGAcaagtgacacaaaaaaaactttttgttatttattcaatGGCTACTGACAGTATTGAATGTTGATTACTAATAGTGATGCTTGTGCATGCATATCCACTTGAATATCTTTTCAATCCAGTCTTAAAAAGTGTACATTGCAACTAGatgttcttaaaataaatgtttttgaattaCTTTTTTACTGTTATATACTATTTTACTATTATACTACTATTTACtaaaataattcattaatgGGGTTAAGCTATTATACTACTACTATTTTActattacatacatacacactcatatatatatctacatgAAACAAGGgacaaaatattcaaaacacCAAATAAGAAAGTACATAAACTTTGAAAGAACAAAATCACAGACCCCCACACAGTTAAATCCTTTTAGATTTAATACCAGTTACTAATATGCGCTCGTATGTTCACATGAGgcaattaaaaatgcttttaaaaggcCAAATAATCTGCCTGCCTGCAGTAGTTTGAGGTACAATACCTGATGCATTGTACTGTCTCAgcatatcaaagccacaacccagtcctgcaaaTACATCCTGTACAACATCTGCAAGATCCACCCTTATTTCACTACAAACTATGCAACTCttggtccaggtcatggtgatgTCCATCCTAGACTCTTACAATTCTGTCCTGTGTGGCTTTCTATCCTCTACCATAAAACCTGACCAGTTGGTACAGAATCAtgctgcacaaattgtgtttgacctgccaaaggaTTCCCACGTGTGCATCCTCTACACTGGGTTTGTATAGGTGTCCAAATCAAATTTGAGACTCTGGTTTCGGCCTGtaaaaccatcaacagatctgctgtTCATCagctgtatacacacatacatacacacacacacatacatacacacacacacacacacacatcatctgaaactgcttgtcctatacagggttgcggggagccagatcctaacccagcagcacaggatgaggggctggagagggaggggacacacccaggacgggacgctagtccattgcaaagcaccccaagcgggacttgaaccccagatgcaCTGAAGGGCAGGCGCCAAAACGCCACCGCATCAGCTGTATATTGACCTGATTCTTTAAATGGAAGTCAAATGAGAAAAGtttacaaacaagcaaacaatcctattaattttataattaatagtTTAATAATTCTTAATGTTGTAAACAATAACATGAATAAGGACATTGTCAGACCTATTCAGTCCACTTTGTGTTTCACTCATTTAGCAGTTTAACCATTTTCTGTCCTGTAACCCCCCAcagaacacatacagtattatacttgaattaaattttaaatctaGTAACAAACGTTGAGTATCTGAAACCAGCACCACTGGATGTATTGTTGGAAAGCTTGTCTTTTACTTCCTAAATTATaagttaaattaatgttttaataaaatgcataacattCTTTCCTTGtataaaaatttcacaaaaaactTATACACATTTCTATAATTAAGTAGAGGTGGAAGGTAGACTACCGCTCATTCAAGGGATTATTAAGGTCTATATTTCCTAGTGTtaattactcacacacacactgtctgaaaccgcttgtcccatgcggggtcgcgacgaaccggagcccaacccggcaacacagggcgcaaggccggagaggaaggggacccacccaagacaggacgccagtctgtcacaaggcaccccaagcaggactcgaaccttagacccaccagagagcaggccctggccaaacccgccaccacgcccctgtgGTTATCAAAACTaaagacatttcttttttggaaCTGCAGGTTCAGATGGTTTGATTGTTAAGTCATATTTCTGGAGTCAGGTGGGCAACTCTTAGTTGCTAAGTACACAGCGACTGATTTGCGGTGCGTGTGACAAACTGGGTAGAATCTGAAGTTTTCTGCTGATGAACTGTAGATGAAGGTAAAGAATCTATAGCTACTTGTGCCAGTAATTTTCATGTAATTCCCAGGTGACAATGTAATCTTAGATTCAACTGATTTCTGTGGATTCAGTATGTGTAAGGCTGCAAGTCATCTGCAAGCCTCCAGTCTCCTGCGGCTCTGAAATCTACAGTGTATGACACAAGCAGAACTTGTGAAGCAACCACAAACTGTGTCTACTTTCTTCTACCCTGGTAAACATGGACTATGACAAAGTTATTCAATGGAAAGCGTCTTTCCCGGGATTTTGGAGCTTTGAGTGTTGTTGAGTGAAAAGCAGACATCTCGTTCGGCTTTAGCAAGTCCAGACAACATCAACGTTTGTGGTAAAGGAAGAACATTGTGTGGAACTCCTTGGTTATGACATGTGGGGTCTTTTGGTAAGTCAGCAGGACTGAGCCCAGATGGTGTTGTAGCCTACAGCAGCACAATCCTTAGAGGACTGAAGGCCCTGCTTTACTGTCTGTATAAACTCTTCAAGAAATGCATTATTGGAGGGCTGGAGCAGAGCAGAACAAAGATgtttaactgctgctttttaGGAGTCTTGAAACATCAATTGTATCCTCGGCCACTTAAAACAAGCATCAGCTATGGCTACATCAATGTCACCCCCCCATGCTCAAGTAGATATTCTTATCAACTAGACGTTCCCAAAGGACCTAGCAGTTTAGAGTTAATATAAGTCACTGGCTACCCACCCCAGCCAAGATTTGTGGGATCGTGCAACTGACTTATGACCAAGGACTTGTCCACCTAAGGAAAGAGTGTAACCACTTTCCATCTCGGAGCCAATCCACAGAGGGATGTATTACTGTAATGATTACTGTATGTATTGATCTCAGTCTTATCTCTCAAGTAAATTTCTCAGCCTGTTTATTGAGTTGTCCCCTGTCCCCTTTGCTATTCATACTTTTGACTGAACCTTTGGGAGAAGGCATTAGCAGCAATAAAGACATACACAGGTGTATACATCAAGAAGGTGTAAGAGTCAAAGAAGAGAACCGCTGCATATTTTATATGTcctcagggttagggttaggggatCCTACAGTGACTGGGCATTGATATCAGAAACTATTTTTAGAATTATAGACGTCCCAAAAGTAAACACTCAACACAAGTTTATAGTTCAAATGATAAAACGAGGCTTTATTAAAAAGCATCTGATCTCTAAAAACACTGCATTAAATGGAATCCATAATGCGTCTAATGGAGCCAATTCTCATGAATCCCAAACCCATGTCCCTAAAGCTCCTATACTCCCCAGGCCTCAGGTACATCATCCTGCCCCTGTATTGGGGCTGCTCATACAGGAGCCAGTGGCCATCCATCACATGGCAGGACTGGCAGTCAGACATGTGGAAACGGTCCTGGATCGACTCGCAGTCCTCCATCAGCTCGTGCATCTGGCCCCCGAAGTTCTCCCTCTCGTAGATCCTTATTTTGAAGGAACCTCTATGCTAAGATAACGAAGAGAAAAACTGTTTAGgaccaaaattattttttaaaactgcaatgGAAACATTATGGGAACTGCAGGTGAACTGCCTTGATGCAGATGACAAGAGAATTCTTATCTATATGTTAGGTTCACACATTCTATTTGTATCAATTGCAAACACAGAATTAATGAAATTCAGACCTACTAACATTATgccatatttttcattacaaagCATAAACTCTGCTACTATTATTCTCATGCAGTAGATATATACagggtacagctggaggtcttttttcattcagtttaccATGGGGATTGTACGGCAGGAGCGGATGCAGTCGCTGAAGCCCGTCATGCACGAGTAGTCAGAATAGTCGCCCCTCCTCAGGAAGTACTGGTTGCCCATGTAGTTGGAGCGGTCATAGACCATGAAGCAGCCGCTCTCCACCCTGCAGGAGCTGCAGCGGTTCAGGAAGGAGGTGAGGTCGTCACAGTCACTGCTGGTCTCATAGGAGTGACCCTGGAAGTCTCGGTCCTCGTAAAAGATAATCTAGCAAAAAGAAAGATACAAATATATGGCAGAATTTTCAATAGGGTAAAATGCCGATGCATTTCGGTGATATCCTCTGCGACTGTATGGTTtataactaaaataaatatcttAATGTTAAAATTTCCTATAGTGTAGCTTACCTTGCCCATGGTTgcagcaatatttatttatttagtgactaatatatattttctcGTATATATATTTAGAGATGGATATTTATCGTTCAGATTGCTGCTTCCCCCCAGGCCTCATGGCACTTTTATACCGAAATTGACATCCAAAGAATCTGGACATCCCATTGTATAAATTCATGACCAGGCAATATGGCATTGAAGGGAGCTGTAAACTGCAATTCAAAGTTTGGTCTGAAAGGTTATTATCTGCTGGTGGGCATTTGTAAAGGGGGCCCCATTTCTATATTGTTCTTCTTGAATAGCAGAGAAAGAGAAGATTCTTTGCTCCACAGCACTGCAAACTGAGCATCAGCTTCCAAGTTGtccattaaaacattaaacattttgaaaaaaaatatagaaactTCAAAGCTTTCATTAGAAAGCTAACAGATAAGTCATAGATATTCATGGACAAAAAATAATGTGACATTGGacattcactcattttcatGGGTGCTTAAATAATTTAGCAACGGAAAAAGATGTAACAGGCATAAT
This genomic window from Scleropages formosus chromosome 1, fSclFor1.1, whole genome shotgun sequence contains:
- the LOC108926478 gene encoding gamma-crystallin S-1-like; the encoded protein is MFQIIFYEDRNFQGRSYECSSDCADLHSHFSRCNSIQVESGCWMVYERPNFMGYQYFLQRGEYPDYQRWMGFNDCVRSCRIIPQHQGSHRIRIYERSDFGGQMMELTDDCPSLYDRFHYNDIHSCNVMDGYWLLYEHPNYRGKQYLLKPGEYRQYNDWGGLSSRIGSIRRITHAN
- the LOC108926470 gene encoding gamma-crystallin M3-like, whose product is MGKIIFYEDRDFQGHSYETSSDCDDLTSFLNRCSSCRVESGCFMVYDRSNYMGNQYFLRRGDYSDYSCMTGFSDCIRSCRTIPMHRGSFKIRIYERENFGGQMHELMEDCESIQDRFHMSDCQSCHVMDGHWLLYEQPQYRGRMMYLRPGEYRSFRDMGLGFMRIGSIRRIMDSI